Part of the Sinorhizobium terangae genome is shown below.
CGGTCGATACGCGATACGGCTTCGCGCAAGCCCCCGTCGTGATGGATCAACTCCGCGCCGAAGGAACTGGCGATCTCGCGCAGATGCGCAACCTGGCAGTCCCTGCCGCCGACATAGAGGAAGCTGCGGCCCTCCAGCGTCGCCTTGCCCGCATCGGGCCTCGGTTCGGGTGCTGCGTTCGCCGCGTTTCCCTTGTGGCCTTTGCCTGCGTTCTGCCGCTTGCCGCGCATGCGTTCCTCTCCATCTTGTTCCGCGTCACCGGCGCTTCGTCGCCGATCACCCTTTGGATTTACGCTTCAGCACACACCGATCGGTTGCGTGATGGCGAGACGTTATTAAACTTGATAATCAGAGTAAAGTATAAACATGAGTATTAAACTCATATATTTGTCGCGCCGCACGCCGTCCCCGGTTGCGGGACGCCGCCGTCCCTCACACCCGAGCGAGCATCCATTCAACGATTGAAGGCGAGCGGAATAGTGAAAACCCAGCTGTCGCGACCCGCACCGGCGGGAATGGCGGGGAACGGAGCCGCGCGGCGCACGGCGTCGAGCGCGGCCTCATCGAGGATCGGCGAACCGGCGCTCTTCGCCAGGCTGACACCCGCCACGTGACCGCCGGCGGTTACAGTGAAGCGAACCTGGGCGACGCCGCGCAGACGTTGACGTTTCGCCTCGGCGGGATAGCGAAAGGCGCGATTGAGCTTGCTGCGCACCTTGCCGGGATAGTTCGACACTGCCGCGTTGCCGGATTGCTGGGAGACGCGACCCTTGTCGCCCGTGGCTGCGCTTGCCGCGGCGTCTTCTACGCCGTCGGCCGTGCCTTTGACCTGCGATTTCGCTTGCTCGCCGCCGTCACCGGTCTTTTTCCGGGTGACTTTCTTCTTCTTCACCGGCTCCTTCTTCGGCTCCGGCTTTTCCACCTTCGGCGTCTCGACCTTATCCGGCTCCGGCTTTTCTTCCGGAACGACGGTGTCGATCGGCGCCACGCTGGCTGTTACCGCGGGCTCCGGCTGCAGAGGGGTGGGCATCTCCTCTGCCGGCAGGATGACGTCCGCCTCCGTGGGCGTGACGTCGGATGGTTGCTGCGACACGGCCTCAGCCGCGGTCGGCGGCACTTCCTCGCTGCGTTCCTCGGTCGGCTGAACCTCGTCGGGCGTCAGCTCTTCCGCCACATCTTCTGACGGCTCAACGATTTCAGAGGGGTCGCCCGCCTGAAGCGTCTCTTCGAAGGCGTCGCCGAGCAGCGTCACCTCTGTGGCGGCGCCGCCAGCAACCTGGACCTCTTCTTCGCCGGGGCTAAACAGCATCGCGCCGCTCGCATGCGCAAGGAGCGATAGCGCGATCGCCGCCGTCCATTTCAACGTCTGCTTCATCAATGCCTTACCTTGGTCACCGATTGGCCGGCACCGCCTCAGCCCTTGAGGTCGACCGTCGATTTGGAGCGGGTCTTGAGACCCGACATGCAGGCGTTCTTGTCGACGCCCTCGCCGACACAGGCGGGGGCATCGTTGATCAGCAAACTCTTGACCGACTCGCATTTGGTGCCCGGCAGATCGAACTGGCGGACCTTTGTTTTGCCGGCCGGCAGGTCACGGAAGTCGAGCACGGCCATGCGCTCCACCAATCCCTTGTGATCGAAGAGAACGAACTCGAACGAGACTTTCGAAAGCGACTGCGGCAGCGCGTTGCCGGCGACGAAGGTCAGCTTGCAGCCCTTCTGCGATGGAGCGACGTCGTTCAGTTCGATGGCGAGTCCGGAAGCCGCAGTCTCCTGCGCGATCGCCGGCGCTGCTGCGGGAAAAAGCGCGACTGCGGCCGCAAGAGCGAAACGGAAAGCATGCGTCATCATCACACCACTCGATATCTGCGCGCGTGCCCGGCGATCCTCGAACAGCGCTCGCGCTCATAAAACTTGACTGTAATTATCCGGTATTGCGTCCTTAGATAAATATGAGTAATGAAGTCAAGATACTAAAAGGGAATATGCGGGAGGAATTCGGAAAAACAGCCGGTTCGTCCCTCGCGAACTGGCCGAACCGTGACACCGAACGATACCGATACCGCGCGCCCCTCGCAGCCGACCCCGATCGGTCAAAACCAGCGAGTCGTGGAGAGCCGCGATCTCTTCCGCGGCGACAGCGAGATCCTCATTTCCCATGACGGCACGATCTACCGGATGAGGATCACCCGTCAGGGCAAACTGATCCTGAACAAATAGGCAGAAGACCATGATCGAGAGCATTTGCCCAACTCCTTCCGAAATCCGTGCCTACCGCGCCGCGAACCCGAAGCTGCGCGAGCGCGATATCGCTGCTGAGCTCGGCGTTTCGGAAGCTGCGCTCGTTGCCGCCGAATGCGGCCTCACGACGGTTCGCATCGATAGCGACGCCAACCGCTTCCTGGAGCGGGTCGCGGAACTGGGTGAAGTGCTCGCGCTCACTCGCAACGAAAGTGCAGTCCACGAGAAGATCGGCGTCTACGAGAACATCAAGGCGGGAAAGGCGGCGGCCCTGGTGCTAGGGACCGAAATCGACCTGCGTATCTTCCCAAGTGCCTGGGCCCACGGCTTTGCCGTCAACAAGACCGACTCCAACGGCGACGTCCGGCGAAGCCTGCAATTCTTCGACAAGTGGGGCAACGCCGTCCACAAAGTTCACCTGCGCCCCGCCTCCGACGGAGCGGCCTACGACAGGCTCGTCGAGGATTTCCGCCTGGGCGACCAGTCGCAGCACTTCGTTGCCGACGCGAGCGCACCGACGAGCGACGACCATTCCGATGTGGCGGTCGATGCCGGGGAACTCCGGGACCGCTGGTCGAAGCTGACCGACACCCACCAGTTTCACGGCATGTTGCGCAACCTGAACATCGGCCGGCGCCAGGCTCTGCATGCCGTCGGCGAGGATCTGGCCTGGCGCCTCGATCCGACGGGCGTCGAGGCGATGATGCGCGGCAGCGCCGAAATCGAACTGCCGATCATGTGCTTCGTCGGCAACCGCGGCGTCATTCAGATCCATTCCGGACCAGTCGCCCGTATCGGAGTGATGGGTCCGTGGCTCAACGTCATGGATCCGACGTTCCATCTGCATCTGCGCACGGACCATATTGCCGAATTGTGGGCAGTCCGCAAACCGACGGCCGATGGCCATGTGACCTCGCTCGAGGCACTCGACGCCAAGGGCGAGATGGTCATTCAGTTCTTTGGCAAGCGCAAGGAAGGCTTCGCCGAGCGGCCGGAGTGGCGCTCCCTTGTAGAACGCCTGCCCCGGCTCAACACAATCGTCGCGGCCTGAGGAACGATCATGAACACCGGTCTTGATTTCCGCCGACTTCGCCGCTGGGAGCTGGCGCTTGCCGCCTTCGCGCTCTCAGCGCCCCTGCTGCTGCCGGTGCTCGCCCCCGGAAATCCCTCGTTCCTGCGCCCGGCAATGGCCGAGGACATGCAGCAACCGGACGTTTCCCGTGTCGTGTCGGTTGGCGGCGCGATCACCGAGATCATCTACGCGCTCGACGAGGAAAATCGCCTCGTCGGTCGCGACTCCACCAGCACCTATCCGGAAGCGGCAACGAAGCTGCCGGACGTCGGCTATATGCGGCAACTGGCGCCGGAAGGCATCATCGCCGTCAACCCGACGGCGATCGTCGCCGTCGAAGGCAGCGGACCGCCCGAGGCGCTCGCCGTGCTCAAGGAAGCAAAGATTCCCTTCACCAGCGTTCCCGATACTTTCGACAGGAACGGTATCGTCGCGAAGATCCGTGCGGTGGGCGCCTTTCTTGGCGTGAAGGACAAGGCGGAAGCGCTCGCCCAATCCATGGAGAAGGACCTTGACGCAGCGGTCGCGGAAGCCGCCAAGCGCCCCGAAAATGAACGCAAGCGTGTCCTCTTCATTCTCAGCACGCAGGGCGGCAAGATCCTGGCATCGGGCACCGGCACGGCCGCAGACGGCATCATCACGCTCTCCGGCGCGGTCAATGCCGCAGGAACATTCCCGGGCTACAAGGCGCTGACGGACGAGGCGATCATCGAAGCCAAGCCAGACGTCGTCCTGATGATGACGCGCGGCGGCGATCACTCAGCCGGCGTCGACGAACTGTTCGCCATGCCGGCCCTGAGCTTGACGCCAGCGGCAAAGAACAAGGCGCTGGTCCGCATGGACGGCCTGCACCTGCTCGGGTTCGGCCCGCGCACCGCAGGCGCCGTCCGCGAACTGAATGCCGCAATTTACGGAAAGAAGACCAATGCCCCGCAGTGAGGCGATGGAAGGCAGCATGCGCGCGCCTGCCTTCGCCGCCAATATCGTCCATGAATGGCGCGCCGGAAACCGTTCGGGGCTTGCGCGCCTGCTGATCGTCGTGCTCGCGGTCGTCGCGGCTGCGACATTTGCCACGTCGATCATGACCGGCGCCGCCGACGCCTCTCTCTCCAATGTTGTTCACTGGCTGGCCGGCACGGAGGGTGCCGACCAGGCGCTGAGTGTCCGCGACCGCATCATCATCCTCGATATCCGCCTGCCGCGGGCCGTGCTCGGCTTGCTCGTCGGCGCGGCGCTTGCCGTATCCGGCGTGGTGATGCAGGGCCTCTTCCGCAATCCGCTTGCCGATCCTGGCCTCGTCGGCGTCTCGTCCGGCGCGAGCCTTGGCGCCGTTCTGTTGATCGTCCTCGGTTCGAGCCTCTTCGGCCCGCTCTATGCGCTCATCGGTTTTTACGCGCTTCCAGTCGCCGCTTTCTTCGGCGGCCTTGCCACCACCCTGCTCCTGTACCGCATCGCGACGCGCGGCGGCCAGACTTCGGTGGCGACCATGCTGCTTGCGGGCATTGCGCTCGGCGCGCTCACCGGTGCGGTCACCGGCGTGCTCGTCTTCATCGCCGACGACAAGCAACTGCGGGATCTGACCTTCTGGGGCCTCGGTTCGCTCGCCGGCGCCAACTGGACGAAGATCCTCGCCGCCGGCCCGATCATCTTGATGTCGCTTGCCGTGGTCCCGTTCCTGGCGCGTGGCCTGAACGCGATCACGCTCGGCGAAGCGGCGGCGTTTCACATGGGCGTTCCCGTCCAGCGCCTCAAGAACGTCGCGATCCTCAGCGTAGCGGCCGCGACCGGCGCCTCCGTTGCCGTCAGCGGCGGTATCGGTTTCGTCGGCATCGTGGTGCCGCACCTTCTTCGCCTCGTCATCGGTCCGGACCACCGCTACCTGCTGCCCGCCTCTGCGCTGCTCGGCGGCACGATGCTGATCTTTGCCGATATGCTGGCACGGACGATCGTTTCGCCCGGCGAATTGCCGATCGGCATCATCACCGCCTTTGTCGGTGCGCCGTTCTTTCTCTGGGTCCTGCTGCGCGGCCGATCGAACATGGGACTTTGAGAGCGGGTCATGATCAACGTTTCCGATATCTCCGTCCGTCTTGCCGGCAGGCAGGTGATCGATGGCGTCTCGTTCGATGCGGCGCCGGGCACGATGACGGCGATCGTCGGCCCAAACGGATCGGGCAAGACAACCACCCTGAAGGCGGTTTCCGGCGAACTGTCGCCCGTCACCGGCAAGGTCACCATCAACGGCCATGATCTCGCCGCCCTCAGACCGTGGGAGCTTGCGCTGAAACGCGGCGTCCTGCCGCAATCGACCGTTATTTCCTTCCCCTTCACGGTGCGGGAAATCGTCCGCCTCGGCCTTTCTGCCGGCGGCACGGGCAGTGACTCCGCCAACGACCGCATGGCCAACGATGCGCTGGAGGCCGTTGATCTCGCCGGGTTTGCCGGACGCTTTTATCAGGCGCTCTCGGGCGGCGAGCAACAGCGCGTCCAGCTTGCGCGCGTCCTATGCCAGATCTCGGCGCCGGTAAGCGATGGCGAGCCCCGCTATCTCCTGCTCGACGAGCCCGTATCGAGCCTCGACATCCGCCATCAGCTGGCGATCATGCAGCTTGCGCGCCAATTCTGCGAACGCGGCGGCGGCGTCATCACCGTGATGCACGACCTCAACCTGACCGCGATGTTCGCGGACCAAATTGTCATGATGAGGGGCGGCCGCGTCCGCGCGAGCGGACCGCCAAGGAAGGTCCTGACCGACGAAACCATGGAAGCCGTGTTCGGTTGCCGGATGCAGGTCAATGTCATCCCGACGCGGGACATCCCCTTCGTACTGCCGCAATCGGTGGCGATCTGATCACGACCGGTCGCCCGCGCCTTTTCGCTGTTTCCAAGAGCTGTTTGCGGTAACGGCAGGATTTGTCGAAACAAATCCCGCCTTCGCGCGTTGTCCCGCTGGATGTCGAGCGAGGTCCTCCTCGCCCGATGGGGGTAGAACACGCGCCGGCTGTCCTGGCCGGCGTTGCAGCGAAAGGGAGCTTCACACCATGGCAACGGGCCTCTTCTCGAGTTCGAGCACCAGGAAACGCAACGGCGGGCACAGCGAGACCCCTATCGAGGACCAGCTCCAGGAAATTCGAGCGGACATTGCGGCGCTCGTCGGACTGCTCAGCGAACGCGGAGCGGCGGTTTCCCAAGACGCGAAAGCCAAGGCAAAAGGCGCGCGCGATCGGGCCGAAGCCGATCTTGAAAATCTGCTGGCCAGCGGCGAGCAGCTGCTCTCGGATTTACGCGACCGCTATTCCGGGACGGAAAGGGAGCTCCGCAGGGCGGTGCGCGAGCACCCGATCGCGACGCTCGGTGCAGCAGCGGCGATAGGCCTTGCGGTGGCTGCATTGCTGCGCCGATGACCACGTCCATTTGATCAACCACCAACCGCAGGGCTTCCTGCACCGCTTGACGCGCGATCGGAGTAGCTCGCATGGGAACGCTCGGGGCCGCCTTGTCCGCCTTGCTTGCAGTCGACGTGGCTGCCGCCACCTCACGCTACAGGCGCAACGCGATGTTATGGGCGATCATCGCGACCTTGCTCGGCACGGCCTATGTGTTCGCGCTCCTAGCAGTCACGCTGTTTCTCGCCGAGCGTTATTCACCGGTGGCTGCGGTTGCGACGATGGCAGCCGTCCTGTTCGTGACAGCGCTGATCCTTATGGCGGTGATGGCAGGGCTTCGCGCCCGCGACCGGCGGCTCGCAGAAGAGCGCCGGCGCCTCGCCGCGATGCAGACGAATCTGGCGCTCGTTGCCGCCGCAGGCGTCTTGCGAACGCAGCCGCTGCTCGCCGTGGCGACCGCCGTCGCGGTCGGGGCCCTGCTCGGCCTCGGAAAGGGCCGCCGTCACGACGAAAAGAGCTGATTTCCACCGAGGGTTGGTCGCGGTCGTCGCTGTGAACCGCCCTCATCCCGCTGCCACGACCGCGATTAAAGCGGTAAACGGATGAGCGCGGTCACGCCGGCCGGCAGATATTCGACCTTGACCGAACTGCCGATGACCTTGTCGAGGCTGCGCTCGATCAGGATCGAACCGAAGCCACGTCGTCTCGGCTCGCGAACTGGCGGGCCGCCCACCTCTGTCCAGGTCAGATGCAGCACGGCACCGCCGTCTTCCACGACACCGCGCGCGGTCAGCACGACCTTACCCTTCGGCACCGACAGCGACCCGTATTTCAGGGCGTTCGTCGCCAGCTCGTGCAGCACCAACCCAAGTCCAACCGCCTGATCGGGGCCCAGCAGGATTTCGTCCTTATGGAGCTCGACCTGTTCGGCATAGTCGCTGACATAGGGGCGCAACTGCTTCGATATCAGTTCCGAGAGGTGGATCGTGCCCCATTCGTAATCGGACAGCAGCCCGTGCGCGTCCGAGATGGACTGGAGCCGGCCGGCGAACGCAGTCATGAACTCGGCGGGATCGCTCGTCTGTCTAAGCGTCTGACGGGCAAGCGACTGCAGCATCGCCAAGGTATTCTTGACCCGGTGGTTCAGTTCCTTGAGCAGAAGCCGCGTCCGCTGCACCGAAGCCTGCTGGTCCGTGACATCGATGGTCATGCCGAGGAAGGTCAGCGGAGCACCCTTGCCGTCGCGGTCGTGTACCCTGCCGCGCCCGAGGAGCCAACGCTCGCCGTCGCGAACGCGAAACATACCGTCATATTCCTCGTTCACGGCCATGGCCTGCCTGAGCTTGGAAAACGTTGCAATGCGGTCATCGGGATGGATGGCGGCGAAGATCGTCCTGGCGCCGACCGACCGTTCGGGCGGCAGCCCGAACATGCGCATCATCGCGCCGTTACCCGCAACCGTGCCGGCGCGGATATCCCAAAGCCAGCTGCCGACATTCGCTGCGTCGAGCGCCATGGCGAGACGCTGTTCCTCGCGCGAAAGCGCCGCTTCCTTCAGCGCGCGCCGGCGCGCCTCCTCCTTGAGCTTGAGCAGCGATGCGGCAATGCCGGCAATCCGGCGAAGCTCATCGATCAGTTTCGGCGCGATTTCCTTGCGCGGCGCCACGTCGAAGACACAGACAGTGCCGACCGCCTGACCGTCCAAGAGAATGGAAGCACCGGCATAGAAGCGGAGAAACGGGGCGTCAATGACCCTCGGCCGATGCCGAAATAGTGGATGCTGCGACGCATCGAGCACGACAAAGACGCCGTCGGGATCCGCGACCGTGTGGAGGCAAAACGATTCGTCGCAGCGCCGCCGCGTTTCCGTCGTTCCGACGGCCGCCTTGAACCATTGCCATTCACTATCAACGAGGCTGACGAGGGCAATCGGGGCGCTGAACAAGCTTGCCGTGAGCTTCGCGAGACCGTCGAAGTCGGCGTCCGGCACCGCCATATCAGGCACGGCGGCATGCAGGACGCTAAGCCGTTCGCGGGCATCGAGCACTTGCGCTACCGTTGGAAGCATCGCCTCGGTCTTCTCGCGCATCCGGTCCAACTCCAAACTCGCGCACCCACCAGCAGCAGAACCTCTCCTAGTTTAGAAGGCTCCCGCCCCACCGCAGTACCTGGTGCTCCGAGCAAAAAAGCAGGACTGCCGTCGACTTGCAACGGTCTGGCCTCGAGGGCGCACGACAATCACGAAACGAATGCGCGCGAGGTGATGGGCGCCGAGGTCTCATCGGGGCCGTAGTCGTTCTCGCCTTGCACCTGGAGAATTTCCTGAAGGCGCTGGCGCGCGCGATTGACGCGGCTCTTGATGGTGCCGAGCGCGCAGCCGCAGATTTTAGCAGCTTCTTCGTAGGAAAAGCCGGAGGCACCGACCAGGATAATCGCTTCGCGCTGGTCCGGAGGCAACTGATCAAGGGCACGCCGGAAATCCTGGAGATCGAGTGAACCGTATTGCTCGGGATGGTGGGCAAGCGATTCGGTGAAATGGCCGTCACTGTCCTGGATCTCCCGACCGCGCTTGCGCATCTGGCTGTAGAGCTCATTGCGCAGGATCGTGAAGAGCCACGCCTTCATGTTCGTGCCGATCTCGAAATGGTCCTGTTTCGCCCAGGCCTTCATGATCGTGTCCTGCACGAGATCGTCGGCTCGATCGTGGCGGCCGATGAGCGACATGGCAAAGGCGCGCAGGCTGGGAAGTGCCGCGAGCATCTCGCGCTTGAATTCTTGATTTTCAGACGGCATCCGGCGCCTACTCCCTCCCTTGCAGAACCGATCGGCCTTGCGGAGTCGAGTGCTGTTCAGCTGCGTCCAGCTTTTCCAGCAAATCAAGAAAACGTGCGGGAATCGCCTCTTCCTGCACGGACTGATAGAGCGCTTTCAGCTTCGCCGCGATCTGTGCATTCGGATCACCGGTCGACGAGCTCATGCCGATCGGCCGCCCTGCCCCTGAATTATATCTCATTTTGCAATCGTCACCTTTGAGTTCGCCTCCACCATAACGCAGGAAAAAAATGAAATGTTCCAACGCGGAACCTTTTTTTCAGCCGGGCGTTTCCGCGTCGAGACAAGAACCGAAGACATGACTGAGGGAGTCCTGAATGACACTGTCTAACCGGATCGCGCCGCTCCTGCCCTATCTGCGCCGTTATTCCCGCGCTTTGACCGGCTCACAAACCTCGGGCGATGCCTATGTGGCGGCCGTTCTTGAGGCTCTTATCGCGGATACCGCGATCTTTCCCGAAGCGAGCAATGACAGGGTCGCTCTATTTCGTCTTTATACCTCCTTGTTCGGCTCATCCTCGGTCCTGATCCCTGAGCCGGTTTCGCCCTTTGCCTGGGAACAGCGGGCATCGGTCAACCTCGCGGCGGTATCGCCGCTGGCGCGTCAAGCCTTCCTGCTCGTGTCGGTCGAAGGCTTCAGCACTAACGAGGCTGCAGAAGTGCTTGACGTCGATACAGACAAATTGAGCGCGCTTCTCGAGCGGGCATCGCAGGAAATCTCGCGTCAGGTTGCGACCGATATCATGATCATCGAGGACGAACCGTTGATCGCGATCGACATCGAGCAGATGGTCAAGAGTCTCGGCCATCGCGTCACTGGCATCGCACGGACCCGGGACGAGGCAATCGCTCTTTACAAGGACACGAAGCCCAGCATGGTGCTCGCCGACATCCAGTTGGCGGATGGAAGTTCCGGCATAGATGCCGTGAACGAGATCCTGAAGACCGCCGCCATTCCGGTGATTTTCATCACCGCCTTCCCCGAGAGACTGTTGACCGGCGAACGGCCCGAGCCGACCTTCCTTGTCACGAAGCCCTTCAACCCGGAAATGGTCAAGGCACTTATCAGCCAGGCGCTATTCTTCAATGAATCGACAAAAGCGGCCGCCTGAGTCGCATCTGTCGGCGATTGCCGTCGTCGAAAAGATCACAATGGGCTTAACGCAAAACAGCCAGTGCCGAGGGAAGGGCACTGGCTGAGCTTTATCAACTCACAGAGGGGATGTGAGTTGGGCAACCGGCGGTATGCCTCCGGCGTCACATTGGGGGCGATGTGCGCCACCGTCCGGTTGTCTGCCCAAACGCGCACGTAAGAAAAAAGTTCCGAAAAAAATTGCCGGCTACTCCATCGCTTCCAACTCCGCGCGATGCCGGTAAAGGGTCAGAAACCGCTGATAGTCGCGATCGTAGAGATTGCGCAAGGCAGCGTTGGGAAGACGTTCCTGACCATTGGACCCCATTGCCGTCCCCGCCGTTGCGAGATCGCAGTAAAGTCCGCCGGCAACAGCAGCCGCCATCGCTGTGCCGAGCAGCACGGCATCGGGCGTTTCGGGCGCAACCACGCGGCAGCCGGTCGCATCGCAATAGAGCTCCATCAGCAGCGGATTGCGCACATGACCGCCGGTTACATGCAGCGTATCGAGATTGTATCCCGCCTCTTTCATCATTTCGAGAATGTGCCGGATGCCTAGCGCGATCGCGACACAGGCGCGCCAATAGAGACGGCAAAGCGCATCGAACGATGAATCGAGCGCGAGACCGCTGATGACGCCGAGCGCGTGCGGATCGGCGAGCGGCGATCGGTTGCCGTGAAAATCGGGAAGAACGTGCAACCGATCGGCGAAGGCCGGGCCATGAAGCGCGCGCAGTTCCTGCACGCGCTGGATGATCTTCATGTGCGTCTCCGCGGTCGGTTCCCGCCCACCGCCATGCACGCGCACGATATGATCGAGGAGCGCGCCCGTCGCCGACTGCCCGCCCTCGACCAACCAGCAGCCCGGAAACACCGCCTCGAAATAGGGCCCCCACATGCCGAAGCCCGGCTTCATCTCGCGTGAAAAGGCGACAATACAGCTCGAGGTGCCGGCGATGAGGGCGAGTTGCCGTTCGAGATTTGCGGGCTCGGCGGCAAATCTGCCGAGCACGCCGAGCGCGCCGGCATAGGCATCGATCAGTCCCGGTGCAACCCGGCATTCCGTGTCGAGGCCTAGCTCCCCGGCCGCCGTTGCGGTCAGGGTCCCGACTGCGCTGCCAATGGGCAGGGTTTCCTCAGGCAGCCCCCCTCGGCCGAGAAGGTCCGCAAGGCCGATCTCTTCGAGATAGTCGGCCTGCCAGCCTCTCTCCTTATGCGCGAGATAATTCCATTTTGCCGTGAGCGTACAACGCGATCGCGCGGTGCTGCCGGTCGCGCGCCAGGACATGTAATCCGCAAGATCGAAAAAATAGCCGGCCCTTTCCCATTGCCCGGGAAGGTTTTGCTTCAGCCACATCAACTTCGGCATTTCCATCTCCGGCGACATCACGCGGCCGGAATGGTGAAGGACGGGATGCTCTGTCGACGTGCAGAAATCGGCCTCCTTGAGCGCCCGGTGATCGAGCCAAACGATCGTGTCCCAACGCGCGTCACCGGCACGATTGACCGAAAGCGGTGCGCCGTCACGATCGCGTACGACCAGCGAGCAGGTCGCGTCGAAACCGATCGCTGCGACATTATCCGCGGCGACACCGGCCTTGTCGCGTGCCGCCTTGACCGCCCCGCAGACCGCCGCCCAAATATCCTCGGAATCCTGCTCGGCGTGGTTTTCTTCCGGCCGGTTCATGGCAATCGGCCTGTCGGCCCGCGCGAGAAGCTTGCCTTTCCGGTCAAAAATGCCGGCACGGGCGCTACCGGTGCCGATATCGACCGCAACGACATATTCGCGCATCAATGGATGTCTCCGTCCCGAGATCACGATGATTTGAGAGGTCAGAACGGCATGTGGTCACGCTGCATTGCCGCCATCCTGCTCTGACTTATTGCCGGACAAACTGTATCAATTCGCCCATATCGTCAAACAGGACATCGGGGTGAAGTTGCGCCAGCGCTTGCCGATGCCGGTCGTTTCGCGCGTGGCTGGCGCCGGCGAAGGCAAAGACGCGCATGCCGGCCGCTTTCGCAGCCTCGATGCCGGCCGGACTGTCTTCCACGACGACGCAATCGGCGGACGCGTAGCCCATTTGCTCGCTCGCATAGAGGAAGAGATCGGGCGCCGGCTTGCCGTGCGTCACCATGCTGGCGCTGAATATGTGCGGCTCGAAGAGATCGATCAACCCGGTCACCGTCAGGGAAAGACGAATGCGCTCGGGCTGGCTCGACGACGCAACGCAACAGGCCCCGTCGAGCTGTTCGACCGCGCGGCGAATGCCTCGAACGGGCTTCAGTTCCTCGCGAAAGCGCGCATATAGGCGCGTGCGCATGCCTTCGAGAAAGGCGTCGTCGGTCGCAAGGCCGTGTTCGTCATGAAGGATGGCGGACATGCTTTTAAGGCTGCGGCCGAGGAAGCGCGCGCTCGCCTCGGCCGTCGTCATCGATATGCCCGCGGCATCCAGCGCCTCGACAAGGACGGCAAGCGAGATCGGTTCGCTGTCGACCAGGACGCCGTCGCAGTCGAAGATCACCAGCCTAGCGCGGTCCGCCATCGGCGCTATTCCCCGAGGTTGCCATCCAGATAAAGCTGCAGCGTTGCGCGCGTGC
Proteins encoded:
- a CDS encoding DUF2325 domain-containing protein, with translation MRGKRQNAGKGHKGNAANAAPEPRPDAGKATLEGRSFLYVGGRDCQVAHLREIASSFGAELIHHDGGLREAVSRIDRVLPSVDCVFCPIDCISHDACLRVKTGCKKWGKAFVPLRNGSKSSLERALQDLTASNSRDG
- a CDS encoding hemin-degrading factor; translated protein: MIESICPTPSEIRAYRAANPKLRERDIAAELGVSEAALVAAECGLTTVRIDSDANRFLERVAELGEVLALTRNESAVHEKIGVYENIKAGKAAALVLGTEIDLRIFPSAWAHGFAVNKTDSNGDVRRSLQFFDKWGNAVHKVHLRPASDGAAYDRLVEDFRLGDQSQHFVADASAPTSDDHSDVAVDAGELRDRWSKLTDTHQFHGMLRNLNIGRRQALHAVGEDLAWRLDPTGVEAMMRGSAEIELPIMCFVGNRGVIQIHSGPVARIGVMGPWLNVMDPTFHLHLRTDHIAELWAVRKPTADGHVTSLEALDAKGEMVIQFFGKRKEGFAERPEWRSLVERLPRLNTIVAA
- a CDS encoding DUF883 family protein; translation: MATGLFSSSSTRKRNGGHSETPIEDQLQEIRADIAALVGLLSERGAAVSQDAKAKAKGARDRAEADLENLLASGEQLLSDLRDRYSGTERELRRAVREHPIATLGAAAAIGLAVAALLRR
- a CDS encoding heme ABC transporter ATP-binding protein, with the translated sequence MINVSDISVRLAGRQVIDGVSFDAAPGTMTAIVGPNGSGKTTTLKAVSGELSPVTGKVTINGHDLAALRPWELALKRGVLPQSTVISFPFTVREIVRLGLSAGGTGSDSANDRMANDALEAVDLAGFAGRFYQALSGGEQQRVQLARVLCQISAPVSDGEPRYLLLDEPVSSLDIRHQLAIMQLARQFCERGGGVITVMHDLNLTAMFADQIVMMRGGRVRASGPPRKVLTDETMEAVFGCRMQVNVIPTRDIPFVLPQSVAI
- the hemP gene encoding hemin uptake protein HemP translates to MTPNDTDTARPSQPTPIGQNQRVVESRDLFRGDSEILISHDGTIYRMRITRQGKLILNK
- a CDS encoding heme/hemin ABC transporter substrate-binding protein, whose product is MNTGLDFRRLRRWELALAAFALSAPLLLPVLAPGNPSFLRPAMAEDMQQPDVSRVVSVGGAITEIIYALDEENRLVGRDSTSTYPEAATKLPDVGYMRQLAPEGIIAVNPTAIVAVEGSGPPEALAVLKEAKIPFTSVPDTFDRNGIVAKIRAVGAFLGVKDKAEALAQSMEKDLDAAVAEAAKRPENERKRVLFILSTQGGKILASGTGTAADGIITLSGAVNAAGTFPGYKALTDEAIIEAKPDVVLMMTRGGDHSAGVDELFAMPALSLTPAAKNKALVRMDGLHLLGFGPRTAGAVRELNAAIYGKKTNAPQ
- a CDS encoding FecCD family ABC transporter permease, whose protein sequence is MPRSEAMEGSMRAPAFAANIVHEWRAGNRSGLARLLIVVLAVVAAATFATSIMTGAADASLSNVVHWLAGTEGADQALSVRDRIIILDIRLPRAVLGLLVGAALAVSGVVMQGLFRNPLADPGLVGVSSGASLGAVLLIVLGSSLFGPLYALIGFYALPVAAFFGGLATTLLLYRIATRGGQTSVATMLLAGIALGALTGAVTGVLVFIADDKQLRDLTFWGLGSLAGANWTKILAAGPIILMSLAVVPFLARGLNAITLGEAAAFHMGVPVQRLKNVAILSVAAATGASVAVSGGIGFVGIVVPHLLRLVIGPDHRYLLPASALLGGTMLIFADMLARTIVSPGELPIGIITAFVGAPFFLWVLLRGRSNMGL
- a CDS encoding energy transducer TonB family protein — protein: MKQTLKWTAAIALSLLAHASGAMLFSPGEEEVQVAGGAATEVTLLGDAFEETLQAGDPSEIVEPSEDVAEELTPDEVQPTEERSEEVPPTAAEAVSQQPSDVTPTEADVILPAEEMPTPLQPEPAVTASVAPIDTVVPEEKPEPDKVETPKVEKPEPKKEPVKKKKVTRKKTGDGGEQAKSQVKGTADGVEDAAASAATGDKGRVSQQSGNAAVSNYPGKVRSKLNRAFRYPAEAKRQRLRGVAQVRFTVTAGGHVAGVSLAKSAGSPILDEAALDAVRRAAPFPAIPAGAGRDSWVFTIPLAFNR